One region of Tachysurus vachellii isolate PV-2020 chromosome 11, HZAU_Pvac_v1, whole genome shotgun sequence genomic DNA includes:
- the LOC132854210 gene encoding uncharacterized protein LOC132854210 has translation MLLEFAGVLHLIFQIHAQVSPYQTTWTVTCDDENICTPETSHVFIKCSYTHTNIHTVIWFSPKQKEKWKNEYYPEDLTLDSDLAGRVNHTETLNSSTLTIRDVTLRDSGEYRFILVTANREKYLSSKAVTLKVTDLQVWMHPGITEQELHLTCGTQCRLAANWDTWWKDGKRISSKFNSEPLVLSAGDGGSYFCSIISKAVMIHSPAVCVWKKNCWNVTYAQRTVCAFKGSSVSFPCTYSYPSGQKVNKSYWTFNQNDVSLLEQFAGRVEFVRDKENDCTLRLTNLKDSDSGDYRFLFTTHTTEPVFSSSLRVQLIITDFQVRVSSSSTSEGQTVTLSCITKCTLPKHTISWYKNSQCVMNKLTKYNNLYLNASSYKDTDTYTCAVRDTANQNCTAASIGDRWWIQFAIWAAGVFMAVLTLLIVIQLIRRARQKKNDTQSVSNPVDDTYTGLDPTAMSLTYATLGDIEVSLTDTYTALSLANQSSEYNTLFAYSRMTSRTERYTHTQVVKVSDSKVQREASDSAYENVECNVNVELRTGPHSIHKSNQMK, from the exons ATGTTGCTGGAATTTGCTGGTGTTCTGCACTTGATCTTTCAGATACATGCTCAAG tcTCCCCTTATCAGACAACCTGGACTGTGACGTGTGACGATGAAAACATCTGCACACCTGAAACGTCACATGTGTTCATTAAgtgctcttacacacacaccaacatccacaCTGTGATCTGGTTCAGTcctaaacagaaagagaaatggaaGAACGAGTATTATCCAGAGGATCTCACTTTGGACTCCGACTTAGCTGGTCGTGTGAATCACACCGAGACTCTAAACTCCAGCACTCTGACAATAAGAGACGTGACACTCAGAGACTCAGGAGAATATCGCTTCATTCTCGTTACAGCAAACAGAGAGAAATATCTCAGTTCAAAAGCTGTGACTCTAAAAGTGACAG aCCTGCAGGTGTGGATGCATCCTGGCATCACGGAGCAGGAATTACATCTCACATGTGGCACTCAGTGCAGACTGGCTGCAAACTGGGACACCTGGTGGAAGGATGGCAAGCGTATAAGCTCTAAATTTAACAGCGAGCCTCTTGTCTTATCTGCCGGTGATGGAGGAAGCTACTTCTGCTCGATCATTAGCAAGGCAGTGATGATCCATTCCCCtgcagtgt GTGTCTGGAAAAAGAACTGTTGGAATGTAACATACGCTCAGAGAACAGTATGTGCTTTCAAAGGTTCATCTGTGAGTTTCCCCTGCACTTATTCATATCCCAGTGGACAAAAAGTCAATAAAAGCTACTGGACGTTCAATCAGAATGACGTGAGTCTCTTGGAGCAGTTTGCAGGTCGTGTGGAGTTTGTCAGAGATAAAGAGAATGACTGCACTCTAAGACTGACTAACCTTAAAGACAGCGACTCTGGAGATTATCGCTTTCTTTTCACTACTCATACCACAGAGCCAGTCTTCAGCAGCTCACTCAGGGTTCAGCTGATTATAACAG ATTTTCAGGTCAGGGTGAGTTCTTCCAGCACATCAGAAGGACAGACAGTAACACTGAGCTGTATCACCAAATGTACTCTTCCTAAGCATACAATCAGCTGGTACAAGAACAGCCAATGTGTAATGAACAAACTCACCAAATATAACAACCTGTATCTGAATGCATCTAGCTACAAGGACACAGACACCTACACTTGTGCTGTGAGAG ACACTGCCAATCAGAACTGTACTGCAGCTTCAATTGGCGATCGGTGGTGGATTCAGTTTGCTATATGGGCAGCAGGGGTATTCATGGCTGTTTTAACTCTACTTATTGTTATTCAGCTTATCAG gagggcaagacaaaaaaagaacgATACTCAG AGTGTTTCAAACCCTGTAGATGACACATACACAGGGCTGGACCCTACAGCCATGTCTCTCACTTATGCTACTCTTGGA gATATAGAGGTTTCACTAACTGACACCTACACTGCTCTAAGCCTAGCAAACCAGTCCTCTGAGTACAACACACTGTTTGCTTATTCAAG GATGACGAGCAGAACGGagcgatacacacacactcag gTTGTAAAGGTTTCAGACAGTAAAGTACAGAGAGAAGCCTCAGACTCAGCATATGAAAATGtagaatgtaatgtaaatgtagagtTAAGAACTGGTCCACATTCAATACACAAGTCCAATCAAATgaaatag